A segment of the Roseiconus lacunae genome:
GGTGTTGCTTTCGCCGCCGGATCGTTCCCGTTGTTCCAAACCAATAGCAAGTCACCGGTCTCCGGGATCCGCTCAATCGATGCCGGCGAGGCGATCGGCTGGTTAATCTCGGAACGCTCTAGCGGCGACCATGATTCGCCACCATCACTGGAACGCGAAACCAACTGGCAATCACGGCTGCGACAGAACATCAGCAAGCTGCCATCGCGAAGTTCGACAACGCCGGGCTCCTGAGCCAATAGATCGGAAGCGAGTTTGCTTCGGCTAACACGCCATGATTGGCCCAAATCGTCAGAAAGGTAGCAGACGATGTCCGCCGAGTTTTTAAACTTTGCCCAGCCGGTTTCATAGTGAACTGCCAACGGCACGACTAAGCGGCCCGAGCGAAGCTGGATCACACGATCGTTATTCAGGACACGGTATCCAGGCGGGGCATGCTCGGTAAGGTCGATTGGGGCCGACCAACTTTCGCCTTCGTCGGCACTGGTCCGCATCAGAATGTCGTCTAAAAACGGATACGCGGCACCGCGCGGGCTGTCGTATTTTCGGATGTAGAACAGTGCGATGCGTCCATCGGACAAACGCACGAGCGAAACCGACATGAGGTTCGCATCGCCGTCGACGCGCGAGATCACCGGGATATCGTCTTCGCTCCACGTCATTCCGCCATCGGACGAATGCCTTGCGACAAGTTCTGCCGGTGCGTGGTCTCCAGTTCCGATGAATTTCGTATACACCAAAAGCAAACGCCCGTCGTTCAAGCGAATAAAGTCGCCTTCACTGTTTCTACCGTTGCCGGGGCGAGGGGCGATACGAAGTGGTTTTTTGATGCCAGCGGCGACTCCTTGCGGGACGCGCTGGCTGACAGATGCTTGATTGGATTTCAATTCAATCAGTCCGTTTGTCGCATCCGGTCGAGCGAAGTGCAGCGATCCGAGGTGTCGTCCGGCGGAATTGCGTGGACCTTTGGCGAACAATAGATGACCGGGACGGACGCCAATGATGCCAAGCGAACAATTGAACTCATGACGACCAAGCAGGTTGAACTTCGCATCGGTTTTCAGCAGGATTGCTGGTGAGCCGTAGCAACCAAACCACCAAGCGTCGTCATGAAACGTCGCGGTCTGAATTCCCAAGTGAGTCCACTTGCTATCGATCACGTGCTTCTTGATGAATTGAAAATCTTGGTCGTATTGGTAGACATAGTTCTCTTGCACCCCATCGGGCAAGCCACCGACGACGTAAAAGTGATCGCCTTGGGTGCCGATACCACCGGCACCATGAAAAACCTCTTGGGTTTCGTATTTAGCGGTTCGTTCGAGCGTCTGCGCGTCGTACTCATAAACCCAAGAATCGGCGTTGCCCTGAGGATCATTGAACTTGCCAAGATTCACCGCGACGAAGATCTTTCCGTCTTTGAAACACAGATCGCCGTGGTGATTTTCGACTGGGATCGATTTGACAATGTGACCATCGCGATCGGTCTTCACCAGTTCGGTTGTGAACGACCAATAAATCGATGCCTCCTCGTCGGTACAGACACCCTGAAGATGATGCCGGTAGTCGCCTTGGCAGCTTACCGCATGCAAGCCATCTGACTGCACGAGAGTTTTCTTCGCGGTTGCTTGAACTGGGAAACAAAAAACGGCGACTGCGATCGCAATCGAGCCGGCGACGGATCGTAGAGTGTTCATCGAGGTGAGCTTGACGGTGGGGGAGGGAAAGATTCTTTGCCACGAGGAGCAACCTTTGTCAGGGATTGTGGCACTAAGTCGGTGTAACCGATGATCCGCTGCAAACGTCAAGTACAGGAAGCGTTTACAAACCTGAGGAGTCACTCGCTTCGTTCCGCTGTCAACTTGGAAAGTTGATCGACATTGTCGCTCGATTCTCCGAATCGTGAGCGCGCCGGGCCTTCACCAACCAATGTTCCTGACATATTGAATGGTCGGAATTCCGGTTGCACCCGCACTAGGTTACAACGTCTGGATGTCAGCTGTGGCAGTACCCGATCAATTTCTAATGAAATCAATCGGCAAACCGGCCATACTACTGTTTGGCCGCCGCCCTCCGTACGTCGCCTGATCCCTCTTCGCCGATTCCACCTCCTGCCTTCGAATCATCCCATGACTTTCAACTTCATACGACGCGTCGCAGCGACGACGAATGATCGACCGAGTTCTCGCCTACAGAAAACGTCAGAACAGAAATGCCGTCGAGTTGTCTTTCCGGCGATCATCATCGCGGTGACATTGATGGTTCAAACGTCGGTCCTCCCGAGGACGTATGCCTCCGACCGTCCCAACGTTTTGATTGTCCTCACTGATGACCAGGGTTGGGGCGATGTCGGTGTCCACGGCAACTCAATTATCGAAACCCCGGCGATCGATCAACTTGCCAACCAAAGTGCCCGTATGGAGCATTTCTATGTTTCACCCGTCTGTGCTCCGACACGTGCAGCGCTTTTAACCGGACGTTACCCCGAGCGATCGGGCGTGATCGGTGTGACCGGCCGACGTGAAGTCATGCGTTCGGAGGAAACGACGATGGCTGAGCGATTCAAGGCGGCGGGATATGTCACTGGTTGTTTCGGCAAATGGCACAACGGTGCTCAAATACCATTGCACCCCAACGGGCAAGGTTTTGACGAGTTCTTTGGGTTCTGTGGAGGCCACTTCAATCTTTACGATGATCCGGTTTTGGAACGCAACGGGAAGCCGGTGTCGACGCAAGGTTACATCACCGATCTGCTTACCGATCAGGCGATCGAATTTGTGAAGGCTAATCACAAGCAACCTTTTTTCTGTTACGTTCCGTTCAACGCGCCGCACGGGCCATTCCAAGTCGACAGAAAACTGTTCGACAAATACAACGATGGATCGATCAGCGAGAAAACGGCCGCGGTCTATGCGATGGTGGAAAATATCGATACGAATCTCGCGCGGCTGTTGACCACGCTCGATGAACACGAGTTGGCTGAAAACACCATCGTCATTTTTCTTACCGATAACGGCCCAAATGGCAAACGTTTCAACGGTGGTATGCGCGGTGCCAAGGGAAGCGTTCACGAAGGTGGTTGCCGCGTCCCGTGTTTCATTCGTTGGCCTGCCAAGGTATCGCCAAAATCGATTGATCAAATCGCAGCCCACATCGATTTGCTTCCGACACTTGCCGACTGGTGCGAATTGCCAGCGGATAAGGCAACGCTGGACGGTCGGAGTTTGACGACATTGATCGAAAGCGGTAACGATCCGGCTTTGGCCGGCCGGCACCTGATTACCTTACGCACAGGACCGCGATTTAAAACGAGCAACCAATGGCCGGGACGGTTTGCGGTACGTAATCTCCGTTATCGATTGGTATCGGAAAAGCCGGGCATGGTGGAGCTCTATGACATGGGCAAAGATCCGGGACAAAAGCAGAATGTCGCGGACAAGCATCTCGACCTCGCAGATCGACTCAAGCAAGCGGCGCTCGATTACTATTCAGAAATTCAACCGTCGGTCGAACCAAACCGACCGGTACCGATCAGCGGTGCGCGTCCGACGATGATTCCTTCCGTCGATGCCAAGCTGACCGGAAACCCGGGGTTTGCCGATGAGATTGAGTGGGCGCATAGCTGGGTTGATCGATGGTTCGATCGAGACGATCTCGTTACCTTTTCGCTCGATGTTCGACAAGCGGGACGCTACAGCATTCAGGTTCACTATGCCACCGCGGCCAAGAATGCCGAAGTGATCGCAAAGATCGCCAATTCAGAACTACGCGGCAACTTAAAACGAGTCGCGAACAAGTCGGTCATACGGCCAGACCTGGATTCGAAGGCGACACCGAGGCGGATGTTGGATTTTTCCGTTCAGACGATCGGTGTTTGCGAGCTTGAATCCGGAATGACTGAACTGCAGTTAAGCCTCGCCGAGTCTGTCGACCGGATGGTAGAACTCGGTGGCGTCACGCTCACACGCTGCGAGATCCCCGAACCAAAACAGTTTCATTTGTTTTTGCTCGCCGGACAATCGAACATGGCCGGACGAGGTAAGGTCATCCCGACCGATCGCTACCCCGACGACCGAATTCTGATGCTCGACCAACAAAATCGCTGGGTTCCGGCGGTCGATCCTTTGCATTTCGACAAGTCGGTCGCCGGTGTCGGTTTGGGACGCGAGTTCGCACGTGTGTATGCGGCAGCACACCCCGATGTCACCGTCGGATTGATTCCCTGTGCCGCCGGCGGTTCACCGATCAAGAGCTGGGTGCCCGGCGGTTATCATGATCAAACAAAATCGCATCCCTACGACGACGCGATGATCCGCGTCCAAATCGCCCAGCAAGACGGTGTCGTCAAGGGCATCTTGTGGCACCAAGGCGAATCCGATTCGAAGTCCGGCGCGGCCGAGTTGTATCGCGATCGACTGCGTGAAGTGTTCGCGCGTTTTCGCAAGCAGGTCGGGACCGAAACACCGATCTTGATCGGCGGACTTGCCACGGCAAACAAAGAGAAATGGAACGACGCTCGTAAACAAGTTGACCAGGCGCACCGAGAACTCGCCAACGAACTAGAGCATGCGGCATTCGTCGAATCAAGCGGGCTAACATTGAAGTCAGACAACACGCACTTCGATCGAGAATCGCTGCTCGAGTTTGGGCGCCGATATGCCGAAGCGTTGCCGAAGTAGTTTTCCGCCTGGCAGTTGAAGCCCGGCGTTCTCACGCTGCTACTTCAGGAACTGCAGCGTGTAGCACTCCTCGGCTTTGACCTTCGACGGGTCGACGAGTTCCAGGTCCACCAGTTGGTCGTAAAGCGTTTGCCATCGCTGATCGGTCATCATACCAACTGATTCAGCGGCGGCATCGTTGGGCATCGCTAAATCACGCATGACTTCGGCACCAAACTGCAATGCTTCGGAGGTCATTCCCTGTTCATTGACCGAAAGAATCGCTTCGTTCCCTCGGACACCGTCAGTGAGGTACTGCTGCCAGCCGGTTCGCGTGGCATCGACAAACTGTTGCACCAGTTCCGGCTTTTCACGGATCAGCTTGCCAGTCGTCACGAGCACACTGCTGTAAGGATTGAATCCCAAGTCACTGACCATCAGTGTGTTGACTTCGACGCCTTGTTGTTCGGCGAGCAGTGGTTCGGCGCAGCTATAACCTTGAATGACGATTTCAGGGTCGGCGATCAGTGAAGCGATACTACCGTGATAAGGAACCTCTTGGACTCCATCGAGGATGTTCTTCGAGCGTAGAAACTCAACAAAAGCGCGTCCGGCTTGCCGCTGGAAGGTTTTTCCTTTGAGGTCGTCAAACGTCTCGACCCCGCTGTCTTTCCGCGCGAGAAGACAACGCGGATGATTTTGCATCGCCGCCAACACGGCAACGACGTCCAATCCCTGGGCGCGAAAGATCATAACGTCGTCTGCATTTGCGATCGCAAATTGGGCGCGGCCGAGTTCAAGTTCCGGGCCAACCGGGGTTGCCCGTCCACCAGGTTGGATCGTGACCTCCAGACCGGCGTCCTTGTACAAGCCGGTTGCCAACGCTTGATAAAGTCCACCGTGTTCTGATTCGGGGTACCAGTTCAGTTGTACCTGAACCGCATTGGATGATTTGTCATTCGATTGGCCGCATCCGCCCGCAAACGCAATCAGGAACAGGGCGATCATCTGAAAAGGAAAAATTCGATGCATGGCGTAGACTATCGATTCAAGGAGAAAGAATTTTGTTGACACAACCTAACCAGGGCGTCCATGATTGACGAGCCGATCGGTGATCACACCAAACCTCGACGACCTCGCCCAATCGAGTGGCACAAGCTCTCGAACGATGATCAAAGTGGAAGCCCAACAGGGACGAAACGCTACAGCGATGTCTGGCCGTGTCTGGAAGCATTCTACCAGTCCTGACGGAGAGCACCCGGATAGTCTTTTTTCCAATGCCGGTTTTGATGCGTTTGCCCCGCATTTTCGCGGGTCGTTTTTACGGGCAAGGAGGCTCGACTTGGATCAACAAGATACGGACGAAGACAACGACGTTGAATTGCCCGACGACGCTGCCGGCGCTTGGGCCGCAGTACTGATCGACGTCCATGAAAAGACGAAAGATGATGGAAAGCCCGATCAATCCAAGGGCACGCAGACCAACGCAACTTAATTGGCGTTGAGTCCAAACTCTCTACTCTTCAAGACATTCTTCCAATGCACTTCTCTCGATATCACGAAGTCATTCGACGCGTACAAATCACAAACCTCAAGAAGCGATATCTGAAAGTTATCCTCATGACCATCCGGCTCACTCGCCAGAAGAGCTTTCAGCGCCTTATTTCCGCCGTGGCCGGTCCTGGCGTATTGGCTCCATCGCTGCCAAATCCCAACGCCACCGTATGCGCTGCCGACGTAAATTTCGCCGGTTGTGTTGTCGACGATCAAATAGACACCTGATACGTTCGCTAGCGCTGCTCGCCACGACGGATTTTGCTCCCCGATGATTGTGCGGAGGTTCGGAAATGAAAGTAGGACGTCGTTAAACCCGGGGAAATCACCGATGGTCATCCGAGACGAACGAAGCGATTCTACAATCAGCTGCTCGGCATACTTCCGTCCCCGAAGATATGAGGCACGAAACTTCTTGTCGAAATAGATGACGGCGCGTCCGTCCAGGTGCTCGAGGCCTTTGATCAGTTCTGTTTGGTAGGTGAATCCACTTGGCATATCTGGACGTCCCTCTTTGAATCCGAGCACGCGGTAGAGGCCACCGAAAAGCCAACGGCTAGGACGCAAGTAGATCAAGCTGATGATCTGATCGCATTGAAAATTGAGCTGGTTTTGACGTTCTTGCCAGTCCTGAAACGTTCCGGCGAAGAAGGCGTCCAGTGGCGAGTTCGGTGCCTTCCCGGTTGCACAGTGGATCTTGTACTTCAGTAATTCAACATCGGAGAGTTCGATAAGTTCGGTGAGCTTCAGCATGTTGGAATTCGAGAGCATTTTGATAGCGGTACTGATTTATTTGGACATAGATTAGCCGGTCGCGATTTGACGTGCGGAGAAGGATTCGCCGCAGACCAATGGGAAGTGACGGAGTGGGGCAGAGGTTTGTTGCGACCGGACAAGATCGACATGCCACCGCGGCCATACGAAGACATTGACAGCGATACACAAGACTAACTCGACGAGATCTGTTTAACGCTGCGACTGACCGATTGCGACCTGTCTCGCGCGGCCGACATCCGTGCTCGCGGCCTGCGTCAATTGCTCGATCGCTTTCCCGTGCTGCAGCCGCCAGTCATTCACGGTCTGCTTCGCGTCGGCGAAACGATGAACGTCATCGCGCCGCCGAAGGTGGGCAAAAGCTGGCTGGCCAGC
Coding sequences within it:
- a CDS encoding GIY-YIG nuclease family protein — protein: MLKLTELIELSDVELLKYKIHCATGKAPNSPLDAFFAGTFQDWQERQNQLNFQCDQIISLIYLRPSRWLFGGLYRVLGFKEGRPDMPSGFTYQTELIKGLEHLDGRAVIYFDKKFRASYLRGRKYAEQLIVESLRSSRMTIGDFPGFNDVLLSFPNLRTIIGEQNPSWRAALANVSGVYLIVDNTTGEIYVGSAYGGVGIWQRWSQYARTGHGGNKALKALLASEPDGHEDNFQISLLEVCDLYASNDFVISREVHWKNVLKSREFGLNAN
- a CDS encoding sialidase family protein gives rise to the protein MNTLRSVAGSIAIAVAVFCFPVQATAKKTLVQSDGLHAVSCQGDYRHHLQGVCTDEEASIYWSFTTELVKTDRDGHIVKSIPVENHHGDLCFKDGKIFVAVNLGKFNDPQGNADSWVYEYDAQTLERTAKYETQEVFHGAGGIGTQGDHFYVVGGLPDGVQENYVYQYDQDFQFIKKHVIDSKWTHLGIQTATFHDDAWWFGCYGSPAILLKTDAKFNLLGRHEFNCSLGIIGVRPGHLLFAKGPRNSAGRHLGSLHFARPDATNGLIELKSNQASVSQRVPQGVAAGIKKPLRIAPRPGNGRNSEGDFIRLNDGRLLLVYTKFIGTGDHAPAELVARHSSDGGMTWSEDDIPVISRVDGDANLMSVSLVRLSDGRIALFYIRKYDSPRGAAYPFLDDILMRTSADEGESWSAPIDLTEHAPPGYRVLNNDRVIQLRSGRLVVPLAVHYETGWAKFKNSADIVCYLSDDLGQSWRVSRSKLASDLLAQEPGVVELRDGSLLMFCRSRDCQLVSRSSDGGESWSPLERSEINQPIASPASIERIPETGDLLLVWNNGNDPAAKATPIGRRPFTAAISKDDGGTWQHIRNLGTDPQGWYCYTAIEFVDGHVVLAHCEFPGLNALQITRFPVKWLYQP
- a CDS encoding ABC transporter substrate-binding protein, giving the protein MHRIFPFQMIALFLIAFAGGCGQSNDKSSNAVQVQLNWYPESEHGGLYQALATGLYKDAGLEVTIQPGGRATPVGPELELGRAQFAIANADDVMIFRAQGLDVVAVLAAMQNHPRCLLARKDSGVETFDDLKGKTFQRQAGRAFVEFLRSKNILDGVQEVPYHGSIASLIADPEIVIQGYSCAEPLLAEQQGVEVNTLMVSDLGFNPYSSVLVTTGKLIREKPELVQQFVDATRTGWQQYLTDGVRGNEAILSVNEQGMTSEALQFGAEVMRDLAMPNDAAAESVGMMTDQRWQTLYDQLVDLELVDPSKVKAEECYTLQFLK
- a CDS encoding sulfatase-like hydrolase/transferase; protein product: MTFNFIRRVAATTNDRPSSRLQKTSEQKCRRVVFPAIIIAVTLMVQTSVLPRTYASDRPNVLIVLTDDQGWGDVGVHGNSIIETPAIDQLANQSARMEHFYVSPVCAPTRAALLTGRYPERSGVIGVTGRREVMRSEETTMAERFKAAGYVTGCFGKWHNGAQIPLHPNGQGFDEFFGFCGGHFNLYDDPVLERNGKPVSTQGYITDLLTDQAIEFVKANHKQPFFCYVPFNAPHGPFQVDRKLFDKYNDGSISEKTAAVYAMVENIDTNLARLLTTLDEHELAENTIVIFLTDNGPNGKRFNGGMRGAKGSVHEGGCRVPCFIRWPAKVSPKSIDQIAAHIDLLPTLADWCELPADKATLDGRSLTTLIESGNDPALAGRHLITLRTGPRFKTSNQWPGRFAVRNLRYRLVSEKPGMVELYDMGKDPGQKQNVADKHLDLADRLKQAALDYYSEIQPSVEPNRPVPISGARPTMIPSVDAKLTGNPGFADEIEWAHSWVDRWFDRDDLVTFSLDVRQAGRYSIQVHYATAAKNAEVIAKIANSELRGNLKRVANKSVIRPDLDSKATPRRMLDFSVQTIGVCELESGMTELQLSLAESVDRMVELGGVTLTRCEIPEPKQFHLFLLAGQSNMAGRGKVIPTDRYPDDRILMLDQQNRWVPAVDPLHFDKSVAGVGLGREFARVYAAAHPDVTVGLIPCAAGGSPIKSWVPGGYHDQTKSHPYDDAMIRVQIAQQDGVVKGILWHQGESDSKSGAAELYRDRLREVFARFRKQVGTETPILIGGLATANKEKWNDARKQVDQAHRELANELEHAAFVESSGLTLKSDNTHFDRESLLEFGRRYAEALPK